A genomic window from Leptolyngbya sp. BL0902 includes:
- a CDS encoding NAD-dependent epimerase: MKILVTGAAGFIGFHVCQALLDQGEHVIGIDNLNNYYDPALKQGRLKQILPRVNFEFFKLDLASREETSSIFSQVQPQIVVHLAAQAGVRHSLKDPHSYVDSNLVGFVNVLEGCRHQNVEHLVYASSSSVYGANTKIPFSVDDNVDHPVSLYAATKKANELMAHSYSHLYNLPTTGLRFFTVYGPWGRPDMAYFSFTNSILLGKPIKVFNHGKMRRDFTYIDDVVEGVVRILNHIPQKAPPIAPYRLYNIGNHSPVALAEFIETLETCLEKQAEKIFLPMEPGDVVETYADVDNLVADVGFAPNTPLVSGLEKFVAWYRNFYGI; the protein is encoded by the coding sequence ATGAAAATTCTTGTAACTGGTGCTGCTGGTTTTATTGGTTTTCATGTCTGTCAGGCTTTACTTGATCAAGGAGAGCATGTCATAGGAATAGACAATCTCAACAACTACTATGATCCAGCTCTCAAGCAGGGACGACTCAAACAAATTCTTCCCAGAGTAAATTTTGAGTTCTTCAAGCTTGATCTAGCTTCGCGCGAAGAAACATCTAGCATATTTAGTCAGGTTCAACCGCAAATAGTAGTACATTTAGCAGCACAAGCAGGAGTTCGACACTCCCTTAAAGATCCCCATTCTTATGTAGATAGCAATCTTGTTGGATTTGTCAATGTCTTAGAGGGATGCCGCCACCAGAATGTTGAGCACTTGGTATATGCATCTTCCAGCTCAGTATATGGAGCTAACACTAAAATCCCCTTCTCTGTTGATGATAATGTTGATCATCCAGTAAGTTTGTATGCGGCAACTAAGAAAGCAAATGAGCTGATGGCTCACAGCTATAGCCATCTCTATAATTTACCAACCACTGGTCTACGTTTTTTCACAGTCTACGGCCCTTGGGGCAGACCAGATATGGCTTACTTCTCCTTTACAAATTCTATTCTTTTAGGTAAACCAATTAAAGTATTTAATCATGGGAAGATGCGCCGTGACTTTACATATATTGATGATGTTGTTGAGGGTGTAGTAAGAATTCTCAACCATATTCCTCAGAAGGCTCCCCCTATAGCCCCCTATCGTCTTTATAACATTGGCAATCACAGTCCAGTTGCTCTAGCCGAGTTTATTGAAACTTTAGAGACATGTTTAGAGAAACAGGCTGAAAAAATATTTTTACCCATGGAACCCGGAGATGTGGTCGAAACCTATGCCGACGTTGATAATTTGGTAGCAGACGTAGGCTTTGCTCCTAATACGCCATTAGTATCTGGCTTGGAAAAATTTGTCGCCTGGTATCGAAACTTTTATGGGATTTAG